One window from the genome of Oryza glaberrima chromosome 3, OglaRS2, whole genome shotgun sequence encodes:
- the LOC127767516 gene encoding uncharacterized protein LOC127767516 isoform X1 has protein sequence MLAMRPLNLIYISRGSIVLFSLLIIHRLANIQFVYSLELAMELLLLCSSSLLLLLLSSHGMQSTEAITSAAAAGGELHHHQIKEPPPEVEQTGGKGWAAMSEALIGSRPPRCEGKCAPCGRCEAVQVPVAPHAGRLRAFFFSRAAAAADDDESSTNYKPLNWKCRCADTRRALDP, from the exons ATGTTGGCAATGCGACCTCTGAATCTGATATATATAAGCAGAGGTAGCATCGTACTGTTTTCTCTCCTCATCATCCACCGATTAGCAAACATTCAGTTCGTTTACTCGCTCGAGCTCGCCATGGAACTTCTGCTGCTTTGCTCCTCATCGCTGCTGCTCCTTCTGCTCTCCTCTCATGGCATGCAGTCCACCGAAG CCATcacttctgctgctgctgcaggtggAGAGTTGCATCATCACCAGATCAAGGAGCCTCCTCCAGAG GTGGAGCAGACGGGCGGGAAGGGGTGGGCGGCGATGTCGGAGGCGCTGATCGggtcgcggccgccgcggtgCGAGGGCAAGTGCGCGCCGTGCGGGCGGTGCGAGGCGGTGCAGGTGCCCGTGGCGCCGCAtgccggccgcctccgcgccttcttcttctccagagccgccgccgccgccgacgacgacgagagctcCACCAACTACAAGCCGTTGAACTGGAAGTGCAGGTGCGCAGACACCAGGAGGGCGCTGGATCCATGA
- the LOC127767516 gene encoding EPIDERMAL PATTERNING FACTOR-like protein 2 isoform X2 produces the protein MLAMRPLNLIYISRGSIVLFSLLIIHRLANIQFVYSLELAMELLLLCSSSLLLLLLSSHGMQSTEGGELHHHQIKEPPPEVEQTGGKGWAAMSEALIGSRPPRCEGKCAPCGRCEAVQVPVAPHAGRLRAFFFSRAAAAADDDESSTNYKPLNWKCRCADTRRALDP, from the exons ATGTTGGCAATGCGACCTCTGAATCTGATATATATAAGCAGAGGTAGCATCGTACTGTTTTCTCTCCTCATCATCCACCGATTAGCAAACATTCAGTTCGTTTACTCGCTCGAGCTCGCCATGGAACTTCTGCTGCTTTGCTCCTCATCGCTGCTGCTCCTTCTGCTCTCCTCTCATGGCATGCAGTCCACCGAAG gtggAGAGTTGCATCATCACCAGATCAAGGAGCCTCCTCCAGAG GTGGAGCAGACGGGCGGGAAGGGGTGGGCGGCGATGTCGGAGGCGCTGATCGggtcgcggccgccgcggtgCGAGGGCAAGTGCGCGCCGTGCGGGCGGTGCGAGGCGGTGCAGGTGCCCGTGGCGCCGCAtgccggccgcctccgcgccttcttcttctccagagccgccgccgccgccgacgacgacgagagctcCACCAACTACAAGCCGTTGAACTGGAAGTGCAGGTGCGCAGACACCAGGAGGGCGCTGGATCCATGA